From Burkholderiales bacterium, one genomic window encodes:
- a CDS encoding indole-3-glycerol phosphate synthase TrpC produces the protein IARSYAEHGAACLSVLTDQEFFSGDDEYLRQARAACTLPVLRKDFTLDAYQVYQARAIGSDCLLLIVALLDLARMKELETLAHSLGMAVLVEAHDARELEFALQLKTPLVGINNRDLRTFETNLDTTLRLIKLIPEGRIAVTESGIVEAENVQLLRENGVQCFLVGEVLMRAVDPGAELARIFA, from the coding sequence ATTGCGCGAAGTTATGCCGAACACGGCGCGGCATGCCTATCGGTGCTCACCGACCAGGAGTTTTTCAGTGGGGATGATGAATACCTGAGACAGGCGCGAGCCGCGTGCACGCTTCCGGTTTTACGCAAGGATTTTACGCTCGATGCGTACCAGGTGTATCAAGCACGGGCAATCGGGTCCGATTGCTTGCTGCTCATCGTGGCGTTGCTGGATTTAGCGCGCATGAAGGAACTGGAAACACTGGCGCACAGTCTGGGCATGGCCGTTCTGGTTGAAGCGCATGATGCCAGAGAACTGGAGTTCGCGCTTCAGCTCAAAACCCCGCTGGTCGGCATTAATAACCGTGATTTGCGCACATTTGAAACCAATCTAGATACAACTTTAAGACTTATTAAACTGATTCCGGAGGGGCGCATCGCGGTTACCGAGAGTGGAATCGTTGAAGCGGAGAATGTGCAGTTGCTGCGCGAAAATGGCGTTCAATGCTTTCTCGTCGGTGAAGTTTTGATGCGTGCGGTGGACCCCGGCGCTGAACTGGCCAGGATTTTTGCTTGA
- a CDS encoding porin: MKKTLLYFTAASALVLISGAALADSGNVEIYGTLNADFENMKATGGNQIVAFPAVPGVTFVGVANPVGAAQPSRNKVTSNSSNVGFRGYEDLGLGLQAWFQVESQANIDSGSTFWSSRNTAIGLKSNKLGTIFYGQWDLPAKYYANSIDAWWATSDAASNAILGTPGFNVATTTQGGRAGGVGPAGAPNAADASFDRRQGNSVQYWTPDIFGFTARLAYSANEQRAAEPSTAANPNINPTIYGLGLQYQLKGLRVMYTFEQHRDYFGLSAIAGATALPTNGTDTTSRDNENKAIVSYKFAWEHFGSTTLSGAWERLSYNNSDSVAAHVNHFGRDAIYVTLLHEIGPWTLRGGVGDAHSGSCTLAGGAGCSAGDTGALNFTFGGSYDFSKRTQVYLFYARMNNGTYADYALGNGNTPTSTAVPGGSHIQSIALGMRHSF; this comes from the coding sequence ATGAAAAAGACCCTGCTTTACTTTACGGCTGCTTCCGCATTGGTATTGATTTCGGGCGCAGCACTCGCAGACAGTGGTAATGTCGAGATTTACGGCACGTTGAACGCCGACTTCGAGAATATGAAAGCGACCGGTGGAAATCAGATTGTGGCTTTTCCAGCGGTACCCGGTGTAACTTTTGTCGGGGTGGCGAATCCGGTAGGCGCTGCCCAGCCCTCCAGGAACAAAGTGACTTCGAACTCTTCAAATGTTGGTTTCAGGGGGTATGAAGATTTGGGGCTGGGGTTGCAGGCATGGTTCCAGGTCGAGTCTCAAGCCAACATCGATTCGGGTTCAACGTTCTGGTCTTCGCGCAACACGGCGATAGGTCTTAAGAGCAATAAACTCGGGACGATCTTTTATGGGCAATGGGACCTTCCGGCTAAATACTATGCGAATTCAATCGATGCGTGGTGGGCAACTTCGGATGCCGCAAGCAATGCAATTCTGGGCACACCCGGTTTTAACGTAGCCACTACAACGCAAGGCGGCCGTGCAGGTGGCGTTGGCCCGGCGGGTGCCCCTAACGCAGCAGACGCTTCATTCGACCGCAGGCAAGGCAACAGCGTGCAATATTGGACTCCTGACATTTTTGGCTTCACTGCCAGGCTCGCCTATTCCGCGAATGAGCAGCGAGCGGCTGAACCTTCAACTGCTGCGAACCCGAATATTAACCCCACCATTTATGGGCTGGGTCTACAGTACCAGCTCAAAGGGTTGCGCGTAATGTACACGTTTGAACAGCACCGCGATTACTTCGGGCTCTCCGCGATAGCCGGTGCAACCGCGTTACCAACCAATGGCACCGACACGACGTCGCGGGACAATGAAAATAAGGCCATAGTCAGCTACAAGTTTGCTTGGGAGCACTTTGGCAGCACGACACTAAGTGGCGCATGGGAAAGACTGTCTTACAACAACAGTGACAGCGTGGCGGCCCACGTGAATCATTTTGGCCGCGATGCAATTTACGTCACGTTACTGCATGAGATAGGCCCGTGGACCCTGCGCGGAGGCGTCGGTGATGCGCATAGCGGCAGTTGCACGTTAGCCGGCGGGGCCGGGTGTTCGGCAGGCGATACCGGGGCGCTGAATTTCACCTTTGGTGGCAGCTACGACTTCAGCAAGCGCACCCAAGTGTACTTGTTTTATGCCCGCATGAACAACGGGACCTACGCGGATTATGCATTGGGTAACGGCAATACGCCGACCAGCACCGCTGTTCCGGGTGGTTCGCATATTCAATCGATCGCGCTGGGAATGCGGCATTCGTTCTAA
- a CDS encoding (Fe-S)-binding protein, with amino-acid sequence MRPDDLPSQALLQLADRCVACGLCLPHCPTYRKTLSEADSPRGRIQLMKGVLEARIPLNERFIEHIDLCLTCRACENICPNSVAYGELVDSVRVAIEAARPRGGIGKILLKLAWGGLIAKPSRLQKLAPLLRFYQRSPVQRLVRRFNLLRWIGLGEFERHLPPISGNFNWREVYPASVTVRGEVVLFLGCIARITDDTTLKAAIFVLNRLGYTVRVPKNQACCGAIHLHSGAASAARQLAAQNLKALGSPGSDAIISTASGCGAMLAEYHLILGKEAETFTAKVADVAAFLEVAKGWDDVAVAPLAEKIAVHDPCTLRNVMRKEKAPHVLLQRIPQARVEALAGNDQCCGAAGSYFLSQPQMAQVLLDDKISAMRDTGANWLATSNVGCAMHFAEALGKERLNAKIAHPVTIVARQMGFKDDDA; translated from the coding sequence ATGAGGCCAGATGATTTACCATCCCAAGCGCTGCTTCAGCTCGCGGACCGCTGCGTCGCCTGCGGATTGTGCCTGCCGCATTGCCCAACCTACCGAAAGACGCTTTCAGAAGCGGATTCACCTCGCGGTCGCATTCAGCTCATGAAAGGCGTTCTTGAAGCGCGCATTCCGCTGAATGAGCGCTTTATCGAGCACATCGATTTATGCTTGACGTGCCGCGCCTGCGAAAACATCTGCCCCAACAGTGTTGCCTATGGCGAGTTGGTTGACAGTGTGCGCGTTGCCATCGAAGCTGCTCGGCCTCGCGGCGGGATCGGAAAAATCCTGCTCAAGTTGGCGTGGGGCGGGCTGATCGCTAAACCGTCCCGTCTGCAAAAGCTTGCGCCGCTTTTGCGCTTTTATCAGCGCAGCCCAGTGCAGCGGTTAGTGCGGCGCTTCAATTTGCTGCGCTGGATCGGGCTTGGTGAATTTGAGCGGCATTTGCCGCCGATTTCCGGCAATTTCAACTGGCGTGAAGTCTATCCCGCAAGCGTGACAGTCCGTGGCGAAGTGGTACTGTTTCTGGGTTGTATCGCGCGAATTACCGACGATACTACGCTCAAAGCCGCAATTTTCGTTTTGAACCGCTTGGGATACACCGTGCGCGTGCCCAAAAATCAAGCCTGTTGCGGCGCTATACACCTGCACTCAGGCGCGGCTTCCGCAGCACGGCAATTGGCTGCGCAAAACCTCAAGGCGCTTGGCTCACCCGGGTCGGACGCGATCATCAGCACTGCCTCGGGCTGTGGCGCGATGCTGGCTGAGTATCATCTGATACTGGGCAAAGAGGCTGAAACCTTTACTGCGAAAGTTGCTGATGTTGCCGCATTTCTCGAGGTAGCCAAGGGTTGGGACGACGTCGCGGTTGCGCCGCTTGCTGAGAAAATCGCAGTGCATGACCCCTGCACCTTGCGCAATGTCATGCGCAAAGAGAAAGCACCTCATGTCTTGCTGCAGCGTATACCGCAAGCGCGGGTCGAGGCACTTGCGGGCAATGACCAATGCTGCGGAGCTGCCGGCAGTTATTTTCTTTCCCAACCGCAAATGGCGCAAGTTTTGTTGGATGATAAAATCAGTGCGATGCGGGATACGGGCGCCAATTGGCTTGCCACGTCCAACGTAGGCTGCGCCATGCATTTTGCCGAAGCGTTGGGCAAAGAAAGGCTGAACGCGAAGATCGCGCACCCGGTAACTATTGTTGCGCGACAAATGGGATTCAAAGACGATGACGCTTGA
- the coq7 gene encoding 2-polyprenyl-3-methyl-6-methoxy-1,4-benzoquinone monooxygenase, with product MTLDDLIIQFDKALRTLAVTAQSARPMPGENLEEAELSDAETRFSAALMRVNHSGEICAQALYEGQALTARNLTLQQALRKAATEETEHLAWTERRIEELGGRKSLLNPLWYCGSFALGGLAGLLGDQWNLGFLAETERQVERHLEKHLRQLPPLDYKSRAILEQMKSDEASHATTAVSYGAAELPRPLKLAMRLVSRVMTKTAFRF from the coding sequence ATGACGCTTGATGATTTGATAATTCAGTTCGACAAGGCCCTGCGCACATTGGCGGTGACCGCACAAAGCGCGCGCCCCATGCCGGGGGAAAATCTTGAGGAAGCAGAGCTCAGCGACGCCGAAACCCGTTTCTCAGCAGCATTGATGCGCGTCAATCACAGTGGCGAGATTTGCGCACAGGCGCTGTACGAAGGACAGGCGCTTACTGCGCGCAACCTGACGCTGCAGCAAGCGCTGAGAAAAGCGGCAACCGAAGAAACCGAGCACTTGGCCTGGACCGAACGTCGCATTGAGGAACTGGGCGGGCGCAAGAGTCTTTTAAACCCATTGTGGTACTGCGGCTCGTTTGCTTTGGGTGGGCTCGCTGGGCTGCTGGGCGACCAATGGAACCTGGGCTTTCTTGCGGAAACGGAACGTCAGGTGGAACGGCATCTCGAAAAGCACCTGCGGCAATTGCCGCCACTGGATTATAAAAGCAGGGCAATCCTTGAACAGATGAAAAGCGATGAAGCGAGTCACGCCACTACCGCCGTCTCGTACGGCGCTGCTGAACTGCCCCGGCCTCTGAAGTTGGCGATGCGTCTCGTGTCCAGGGTAATGACCAAAACTGCGTTCCGGTTTTGA
- a CDS encoding OsmC family protein, with translation MKARIKWVEQVSFLGESESGHAILMDGAPEGGGRNLGPRPMETVLLGTGGCTAYDVVFILKKSGQSVSDCVVEIDAERAAQDPKVFTRIQFHFIVSGKSLNPQRVQQAIHLSAEKYCSASIMLGKTAKITHDYEIVETG, from the coding sequence ATGAAAGCGCGAATCAAATGGGTTGAGCAAGTGAGTTTCCTCGGGGAGTCGGAAAGCGGCCATGCCATCCTAATGGACGGAGCGCCAGAAGGAGGGGGGCGCAATCTGGGTCCGCGCCCCATGGAAACAGTATTGCTCGGAACCGGCGGCTGTACCGCCTACGATGTGGTATTCATACTCAAAAAGAGCGGCCAGTCAGTCAGCGACTGCGTAGTCGAAATTGATGCCGAGCGTGCGGCGCAGGACCCGAAGGTATTTACCCGAATCCAATTTCATTTCATCGTAAGCGGCAAGAGCCTTAACCCGCAGCGGGTGCAACAGGCCATTCACCTCTCGGCGGAAAAATATTGCTCGGCCTCGATCATGCTGGGGAAAACGGCCAAAATCACTCACGATTATGAAATCGTGGAAACCGGCTGA
- a CDS encoding YdcF family protein, whose amino-acid sequence MLETPPLHPSGTRDMAQAIVVLGAGTYFHAPDYGSDTVNRLALERLRYAARLYRVTAKPVLVSGGKAQGSIVSEAAQMKSVLENEFGVPVTWEEPASETTFESALDCRSILKPAGISRIYLVTHAWHMRRAELVFKAAGFDVVPAATGYTTLGPDPLQLYVPNPQGLFEGYLFIHEVVGLLWYQIRISVKKFMR is encoded by the coding sequence GTGCTCGAAACTCCCCCGTTGCACCCGTCTGGTACGCGGGATATGGCGCAGGCCATCGTTGTACTTGGAGCCGGAACCTATTTTCATGCGCCGGATTACGGATCGGATACGGTAAATCGTCTGGCGCTGGAACGCTTGCGTTACGCCGCACGCCTGTATCGGGTGACCGCAAAACCCGTCCTTGTTTCCGGTGGCAAAGCGCAAGGCAGTATCGTTTCCGAGGCGGCTCAAATGAAATCTGTGCTGGAAAATGAATTCGGCGTTCCGGTTACGTGGGAAGAGCCAGCGTCCGAAACCACGTTCGAAAGCGCATTAGATTGCCGCAGCATTCTCAAGCCTGCCGGAATCAGCCGTATTTATCTGGTGACTCACGCATGGCATATGCGCCGCGCCGAACTTGTCTTTAAAGCCGCCGGGTTCGACGTCGTACCTGCGGCCACTGGCTACACCACGCTGGGTCCGGATCCGCTGCAACTTTACGTGCCTAACCCGCAAGGGCTGTTTGAGGGCTATCTGTTCATCCATGAAGTCGTTGGATTGCTTTGGTACCAAATCAGGATCTCTGTTAAAAAGTTCATGAGATAA
- the rplM gene encoding 50S ribosomal protein L13 produces MNTFSAKPLEVKRGWYLVDANGKVLGRLASEIARRLRGKHKPEYTPNVDTGDYIVVINADKLRVTGNKAEAKVYYRYSGYPSGMYSINFAKLHARFPRRVLEQAVKGMLPKGRLGYAMLRKLKVYSGTSHPHGPQQPQKLEV; encoded by the coding sequence ATGAATACATTTTCGGCCAAACCGCTTGAAGTCAAACGCGGTTGGTACCTGGTAGATGCAAACGGCAAAGTGTTGGGTCGACTCGCGAGTGAAATTGCGCGCCGTTTACGTGGCAAACACAAACCCGAGTACACGCCCAATGTAGATACCGGCGATTATATTGTCGTCATTAATGCCGACAAGTTGCGCGTTACGGGTAACAAGGCTGAAGCCAAGGTGTATTACCGCTATAGCGGATATCCGAGCGGGATGTACAGCATTAATTTTGCGAAGCTTCATGCGCGTTTCCCGCGCAGAGTCCTCGAGCAAGCGGTAAAGGGGATGCTACCCAAAGGACGGCTGGGCTACGCTATGTTGCGCAAACTCAAGGTGTACAGTGGAACGAGCCACCCGCACGGCCCGCAGCAGCCGCAAAAACTGGAAGTATAA
- the rpsI gene encoding 30S ribosomal protein S9: protein MHSVANYNYGTGRRKSAVARVFLKPGKGIITVNDKLADEFFSRETGRMIVRQPLQVTGHMSTFDIMVNVQGGGESGQAGAVRHGITRALIDFDGTLKPVLSKAGLVTRDAREVERKKVGLHKARRRKQYSKR, encoded by the coding sequence ATGCACTCAGTGGCAAACTATAATTACGGCACAGGCAGGCGCAAAAGCGCGGTCGCCAGGGTATTCCTGAAACCGGGCAAGGGTATCATTACTGTCAACGATAAACTGGCGGACGAGTTTTTTTCTCGTGAGACGGGACGCATGATTGTACGGCAGCCGCTGCAGGTGACGGGTCATATGTCTACTTTTGACATAATGGTGAACGTGCAGGGTGGCGGTGAGTCGGGTCAGGCGGGAGCGGTGAGACATGGAATTACGCGAGCATTGATTGATTTCGACGGTACCCTGAAGCCCGTCTTAAGCAAAGCAGGATTGGTTACGCGCGATGCCCGCGAAGTGGAGCGCAAAAAAGTGGGACTGCACAAGGCCCGGCGGCGCAAGCAGTATTCCAAACGCTGA
- the argC gene encoding N-acetyl-gamma-glutamyl-phosphate reductase: protein MLKVGVVGGTGYTGVELLRLLAHHPKVSLSSITSRSEAGMEVSELFPSLRGTIDLKFVNPSESELDSCDVVFFATPHGVAMQQVQALLNAGVRVIDLAADFRLKDAATWEKWYGMPHACPQLLSEAVYGLPEINRDKIRQAQLVANPGCYPTAVLLGFLPFVESGVTDAGHLIADAKSGVSGAGRKAEIETLFSEASDNFKAYGAGAHRHWPEIRQVLTEVAGKEVGLTFVPHLAPMIRGIHASLYARLTREADVQALYEKRYAAEEFVDVLPPGSYPDTRSVRGANYCRIAIHRPQNGDTVVVLSVIDNLVKGAAGQAVQNMNIMFEFPESAGLHHVALLP from the coding sequence ATGTTGAAAGTCGGGGTTGTCGGGGGCACCGGATATACCGGAGTTGAGCTGCTGCGCTTGCTTGCGCATCATCCCAAGGTCAGCTTGAGCTCAATCACTTCGCGTAGCGAAGCCGGCATGGAAGTAAGTGAACTGTTCCCCAGCCTGCGCGGGACGATCGATCTGAAATTTGTGAATCCTTCGGAATCGGAACTCGATTCCTGTGATGTGGTATTTTTCGCCACGCCGCATGGCGTCGCCATGCAACAGGTACAGGCTTTGCTGAATGCCGGGGTGCGGGTGATAGATTTAGCAGCGGATTTCCGCCTCAAAGATGCTGCGACATGGGAAAAATGGTATGGTATGCCGCATGCATGCCCGCAACTGCTGAGTGAAGCGGTATATGGATTGCCGGAAATCAACCGCGATAAAATTAGACAGGCACAGTTGGTCGCAAACCCTGGTTGTTATCCGACCGCAGTGCTGCTTGGTTTTCTGCCATTTGTCGAGTCGGGTGTGACCGATGCTGGGCATCTGATCGCCGATGCCAAATCGGGGGTTTCTGGTGCGGGGCGCAAAGCTGAAATTGAAACGTTGTTTAGCGAAGCATCGGATAATTTCAAGGCCTACGGTGCGGGTGCCCACCGTCATTGGCCTGAAATACGCCAGGTGTTGACTGAAGTTGCCGGGAAGGAAGTGGGATTGACATTTGTTCCGCACCTGGCGCCAATGATCCGCGGTATCCACGCGTCTCTTTACGCACGTCTCACGCGCGAAGCCGACGTGCAAGCGCTGTATGAGAAACGTTACGCGGCGGAAGAGTTTGTGGATGTGCTTCCTCCCGGAAGCTATCCGGATACGCGTTCGGTGCGTGGAGCAAATTATTGCCGAATTGCCATACATCGACCGCAAAACGGAGATACCGTGGTTGTACTGTCGGTAATCGATAATCTCGTTAAAGGAGCGGCCGGACAGGCGGTGCAGAACATGAACATCATGTTTGAATTTCCTGAATCCGCAGGTTTGCATCATGTGGCGTTGCTACCCTAA
- a CDS encoding DUF6776 family protein — MIKTLRTRSGIATRRVAVRTQVAWYWRWLAIIAVITMVIALAWWMYDNGRKFAGFDSDQAAHEMARQAELNARLQTENAALRQEVAASERQLQIERSTYGDLAKQVKDLSDENTSLKEDLAFFQSLLSTGSREAVSIYRFNVEPDSLPGEYRYRLLLLQMGPRQKEFQGKLQFIVDVLQNGQKSVMTIPEQNDSDLKAYNVNFKYYQRVEGSFRVEPGAVATSVQVRVFENGTGDAKLTQTVNLS; from the coding sequence ATGATCAAAACGCTGAGAACTAGGTCGGGCATCGCCACGCGCAGAGTGGCGGTGCGCACGCAAGTCGCCTGGTATTGGCGCTGGCTTGCGATCATTGCCGTAATCACCATGGTTATTGCTCTGGCATGGTGGATGTACGATAACGGCAGAAAATTCGCCGGGTTTGATAGCGATCAAGCGGCGCATGAAATGGCGCGCCAAGCTGAACTCAATGCGCGCCTGCAAACTGAAAACGCGGCTCTGAGGCAAGAAGTTGCTGCTAGCGAGCGCCAACTTCAGATCGAGCGCTCGACCTATGGGGATTTGGCAAAACAGGTTAAAGACCTGAGCGACGAGAACACCAGTCTCAAGGAAGACCTGGCTTTTTTTCAAAGCCTGCTTTCCACAGGCAGCAGGGAAGCCGTGAGCATTTACCGCTTTAACGTCGAGCCTGACTCTTTACCGGGCGAATATCGCTACCGCCTGTTGCTGCTGCAGATGGGACCCAGACAAAAGGAGTTTCAGGGTAAATTGCAATTCATCGTCGATGTACTCCAAAACGGCCAAAAAAGCGTGATGACGATCCCGGAACAAAATGATTCGGATCTTAAGGCGTATAATGTTAACTTCAAGTATTACCAACGAGTTGAAGGCAGTTTCCGGGTTGAACCGGGTGCAGTAGCAACAAGTGTACAGGTGCGGGTGTTTGAGAATGGTACGGGCGACGCGAAACTCACGCAAACCGTAAACCTGTCTTGA
- a CDS encoding polymer-forming cytoskeletal protein, which yields MFGKRPSKPQNRIDCLIGAGTSIEGNVNFTGGLRVDGHIRGNVVSNSDTASTLVLSEQARIEGEIRVSHVVINGSVVGPIHASDYIELQAKSNVTGDIYYKTMEIQLGAVVQGRLVYQDGEAADKVLVFKPATSD from the coding sequence ATGTTTGGTAAAAGACCGAGCAAACCGCAGAATCGAATAGATTGCCTGATAGGCGCGGGGACCAGCATTGAAGGCAACGTAAATTTCACCGGTGGATTGCGCGTGGATGGGCATATCCGCGGTAATGTGGTATCGAATAGTGATACTGCAAGCACGTTGGTACTGAGCGAGCAGGCGCGGATCGAAGGCGAAATCCGCGTCTCGCACGTAGTGATCAACGGCAGCGTGGTTGGTCCAATACACGCAAGCGATTACATCGAGTTGCAGGCAAAATCGAATGTCACGGGCGATATATACTATAAAACCATGGAAATCCAGCTGGGGGCGGTGGTACAAGGCCGGTTGGTCTATCAGGACGGTGAGGCCGCGGACAAAGTTCTGGTGTTCAAGCCGGCAACTAGCGATTGA
- the erpA gene encoding iron-sulfur cluster insertion protein ErpA: MNTMTEIPTPLIFTESAASKVKQLIDEEGNPDLKLRVFVTGGGCSGFQYGFTFDEVRNEDDTSMEKNGVTLLIDPMSFQYLAGAEIDYQEGVEGAQFVIKNPNATSTCGCGSSFSA; the protein is encoded by the coding sequence ATGAACACGATGACTGAAATCCCGACGCCCCTTATTTTTACCGAGAGCGCGGCGAGCAAGGTCAAGCAGTTAATTGACGAAGAAGGCAACCCGGATTTGAAGTTGCGCGTATTCGTGACTGGGGGCGGTTGCTCCGGTTTCCAGTACGGCTTTACGTTTGACGAAGTTAGGAACGAGGACGACACGTCAATGGAAAAAAACGGTGTGACGCTGTTGATCGATCCTATGAGCTTTCAGTACCTAGCGGGAGCGGAAATTGATTACCAGGAAGGAGTGGAAGGAGCGCAATTTGTGATCAAGAATCCAAATGCTACGTCCACGTGCGGGTGCGGCTCTTCTTTCTCGGCTTAA
- a CDS encoding anhydro-N-acetylmuramic acid kinase, whose protein sequence is MKASELLVGIMSGTSLDGVDAVLADFSRHPWRLLHHFYQPYSNTLRGQMLSLQHPNENELHRAMLAANEVARCYATTVNELLAQTRRKAEQIRAIGCHGQTVRHNPQQGYSVQLCNAALLAELCKISVVSDFRSRDIAAGGSGAPLVPAFHRALFPSRTAHRVIVNVGGISNLTTLPRKGAYFGFDCGPGNMLLDAWCEVQTGQRFDADGAWAASGNIIPDLLKQLLGHPFFRQQPPKSCGREQFNLQWLNGFLSGKEAARDVQATLLDLTVQSIAQAVSEHCPGAEEIYLCGGGARNRVLVEKLRQALPAIKTGVTDALGINPQALEAYAFAWLAWQTLQGKPGNLPQTTGAKGERVLGAIYKK, encoded by the coding sequence TTGAAAGCGTCAGAACTACTTGTCGGGATTATGTCCGGCACCAGTCTCGATGGGGTAGACGCGGTGCTCGCCGACTTCAGCCGTCACCCATGGCGGCTACTTCACCATTTCTACCAGCCTTATAGCAACACACTGCGCGGCCAAATGTTGTCGTTGCAGCACCCGAACGAGAATGAATTGCATCGTGCCATGCTCGCTGCAAACGAAGTTGCGCGTTGCTATGCCACGACCGTCAACGAATTGCTCGCGCAGACGCGCCGCAAGGCCGAACAAATCCGCGCCATCGGCTGCCATGGGCAGACGGTGCGCCACAATCCGCAACAAGGTTACAGCGTGCAGCTATGCAATGCCGCCCTACTCGCTGAATTGTGCAAAATCAGCGTAGTGTCTGATTTCCGCAGCCGTGATATTGCAGCAGGAGGAAGTGGCGCGCCGCTGGTACCGGCTTTTCACCGCGCGCTTTTTCCCAGCCGGACTGCTCACCGGGTAATCGTGAATGTTGGGGGCATCAGTAATCTCACCACGCTGCCGCGCAAAGGTGCGTATTTCGGCTTCGACTGCGGCCCCGGCAACATGCTCTTGGATGCCTGGTGCGAAGTCCAAACCGGCCAGCGCTTTGACGCGGACGGCGCGTGGGCGGCAAGCGGAAACATCATTCCTGATTTATTGAAGCAGTTGCTTGGCCACCCTTTTTTCAGGCAGCAGCCGCCGAAAAGCTGCGGTCGCGAACAATTCAACCTGCAATGGTTGAACGGTTTTTTGTCAGGAAAGGAAGCAGCTCGGGACGTCCAAGCAACGTTGCTGGATCTGACTGTGCAAAGTATCGCTCAAGCCGTTTCAGAGCACTGTCCAGGCGCAGAGGAAATTTATTTGTGTGGAGGTGGAGCACGCAACCGGGTACTGGTTGAGAAATTGCGGCAAGCTCTGCCGGCTATTAAGACCGGTGTTACAGACGCATTGGGAATTAATCCGCAGGCGCTTGAAGCCTATGCATTCGCATGGCTTGCCTGGCAGACTTTGCAAGGAAAGCCTGGAAATCTTCCGCAAACTACCGGCGCTAAAGGCGAGCGTGTACTGGGAGCAATTTACAAAAAATAA